Within Pseudomonadota bacterium, the genomic segment AACTATCTCTGCGGTAGCGGCAGCGGACGGTCCGCGCTCATCCGTAGCGGTTAGACGCACCGTGTAGTCGCCCGCGGTGGTAAAGGTGTGCACCACGTTCGCCCCTTGAGCCGACGATCCGTCGTCGAAGTCCCAAAGGAGCACAACGGCACCTTGGGCACCCATGATGTTGCTCGTAAAGGACACCGTAAGCGGCGCATCGCCACCCACTACATCACTCGAGATTCCGGCTATCAGCGGCGGCGCAGCGACGGATATCGTCACGACCGCACTCGCCGACGCACCCTCGTTGTCGGTGACCGTAAGACGCGCAATGTAGTCACCGGCGCTCGCATAGGTGTGGCTTACCGTCACACCCGATGCGTCAGCCGAGCCATCGCCGAACTCCCAGACATAGCTGTCGATAGTGCCGTCGGCATCGCTGCTGCCTGCAGCCGAAAACTGCACGGTGAGCGGGCTTTGGCCACCCACGACATCCGTTTCGATGATCGCGAGTGGTAGCGAATTTGAAGGGGAGCGCACGGTGACGCTCACGGTGTCGCTGGACGACTGGCCGTTGGCATCGGTGACGGTGAGCTCAAACACATACTGCCCTTCACCCAGCACCACGGTTGGCATGGGCACATCATCCGGATCGGGCGTCCCGTTCCATACATAGCTGGCAATGTTATTGTCGCCGTCGCTTGAAGCCGATGCATCGAGCATTACGCTCATCTGCCCGCCCGGCGAGTCGAGAGTGAAATCAAGATCCGTCCCCGCATCAGCGATGGGAGCGGGGCCTAAATCCACTTGATCGACCGTAATAGTAACGGTGGCGGTGGCGGCAGACGACGGGCCGCGGTCGTCCGTTGCCGTTAACGTGGCTGTAAAAACGCCGATTTGCGTGTACGTATGTGTCACGGTCGCACCGCTCGCGCTGTTGCCGTCACCAAAGTCCCAGGTGTAGTCAACATCGCCTTGAGCGCCGCTGGTCGTGGCGTCAAACGTCACCTCAAGCGGGGCATCACCGCCGACCACATTCGAATCGATGGCCGCGGTCAGAATAGGCGCCGCCACACTGATGGCTACAATATCGACGCTCATGGCGCCGTCCGCGTCCATCACGGTGAGTCGCGCGGCGTATTGTCCGGGTACCGTGTACACATGCGTCGCGTTTACGCCGTTGGCCGTTGCGCCATCGCCAAAGTCCCATGCAAAGTTCACCAGCGAGCCGTCCGGGTCGCTGCTTTGATCGCCAGAGAAATTGACACTAAGCGGCGCCGGTCCAGTCACCACATCGGCGATAGCAACAGCATCCGGCAACTGGTTGTCGGGCGCGCGCACCGTGATCGTCACGGTGTCCTGCGACGACTGACCGTTAGCGTCGGTCACCGTCAGCGTGAACATATACATGCCTTCGCCAAGCACAACCGTCGGCTGGGCTTCAGCGAGCGGCAACGGCTCACCGCTCCATACATAGCTGGCGATGTTGTTGTCGTCATCCATCGAGGCCGTGCCGTCAAGCTGCACCATCACCTGTCCGCCGCGTTCCTCGAGTAGGATATCCTGATCCGCTCCTGCGTTGGCCACAGGCACCGGTCCCAAATCGGGCGCGTTGACCTGAATAAAGACCTCGCTCGTCGCCCCACCGGCGGCACCGCGTTCGTCGGTCGCGGTCACACTCACCGTGTAACCACCGGCGTCATTAAATGTATGCGCAACGGCCTGTCCCGTCGCAGTACCGCCATCACCGAAATTCCAGGTATACGTTGTCGAGCCGATCGCGCCCGACGACTCGGCAGAAAAATTCACCAACAAAGGCGCGCTACCGGAAATCACATCGGCGCTGGCGCTCACACCGAGCTGCTGAGCCCCCGGTGGCGGCAAGACAAAGTCTTCGTCGGCTGCGGGCGTGTAGTGAAACGCGATATTGCCTGATTCTGCGCTGCCCTCTGGCAGGCCGTAGTAGCCCAACATTTCAAAGGCAAATTTCACCCCTTCTGAGCTATTGATCACCCAAATATCGCCGGAAGGTCGCAGTAAATGATTCTCATCGGGGTAATAATCGTACCAACCGAGGATCGCCTCGCCAGGCGTCCCGTCGGCTTCGAACACCACACCACTGCCGAGCGTCAAAAACGCAAACGCGGCGGTGTTTAAATCAAGTCGGTTACGGTTAACAACGTCATTGGCCAAACAGTAATTGTCGGCATCACGATCATCGAAGCCCTGCTGACAGACAGAAAAAAAGAGATTCCCGCCGAGGCGGAGAATCTCTTCGTCGCTTAAGTCAAGCAAACTCCGATCAGGAAGGAACTGGATCTCGGGCGAAGTGATGACGTCCAGAAGCCCTCCCTCTCGACTAACAGCCGCTGTAACCTGACCGTTACCGCTGACGCCGCTATTTATTTTTATTTTGAATCGTTGAAATGCAATGTCCCATGAATTGTCTGCGTAGGGGTCCTCGGGCGACACCACTGCAAACCGATCAAGGTCAAAATACACCCATTTATCGTTATCCGTTGCGTTAAGCTTTTGCGTGCCTACTCCGTTAGACAGCGAAGCGTTTTCAATTGCTACCTCCTGACTGGAAGGATCACCACCGTCCGTGGCGATGAATTCGTTTTCCAGTTCAGACTCTTTACACCCACTCGCCGTCATCAATACGACGAGCAGTATTCCTGAGGCGAACCTCAGACGTCCTTTCCTATCCATTTGCGTACGCAAACCGATCTACCGACAACCAATCCGCGACGAACTAGTCGCGAGCTTTGCGTCGGCGCATCACACCGAGCGATCCAAGCGCGGTGGCAAACAACCACACCGCTGCTGGGACCGGCACGGGTGTCGCATTAATTTCCAAATAAGGCGTAAAGCCGGTGCCCGAGCAAAATTCACTGCTGAGCTCCGAATCGCAAAACGCCGATACCGCCACCGATCCCTCATCGGTTCGGATTACCGGATACGCTTCCTGGCTCAGTACGAAGCCAAAATCGACACCGGTATCGAGTATTACCTGGATCAGCGACGTGACGTCGATGCTGATCCAGCCGTCGGCACCGCTTTGTGAAAAGCTCACACTCGTGCCAGCGTTGTCCAGTTCACCCCATGACAACGAGCCATCTGCTTCGTCCCACACGCTGCGCTGAATCACCACATCGGTGGTAGTCGTTTCAGCGCCCGGATCACCGGGACATCCCCCAACAAAACCACCCGAGGAACAGTACGCGTATAAGTTCAGCGTCGCGGTAAATGGCCCAGCTAATGCCGCGTCCATCATCCAGGTGGGATCGAATTGAATCAGTGCCTGGCCACCATGAATGCTCTCGTGGTTCCAGATCAAAAGACCACCGCTCTCACCTGAACCGCCGCCCTGGTTGCCCAGGAACTCATACAGATAGGTGTCTTGTGTGGCGTCGTATGTACCCGCCATGACCGGACCACACAGTCCGACTGCCGCCAGAATAAAACTGGAAAACAGCGCTTGTCGCATTTTGCTTGTTTTCGTCATGGCATCTCTCCCATCGATTTCCCGATGTTGATTGTACTCTAAACTCATTTTTTGCAAATGTAAATGATAATTATTCGTATTTCGAAACTTTTTTCGGTTCGCACCGTTCCCTGTGCCCGCCAAACAACGCATTACCGTTGCTCAACGTCCCCGCTCATCATTACGTTAAGCGGCATGTGACGTTTTCTGAGCCGACCGGCCCGTCCACGCCCAGCCACCGAGCGCACTGAGCAAGAGCCAGAATGCAGCGGGCACCGGCACCGGCACCGTCTCCCAGCCAATGTCGTTAAGCCCAGCATAATCGAGTGCGGTCATTAGCTGACGCTCACCTGCAGGGGTACTGGGATCCATTAGCGTTTCTTGAAACTCGCCCGCCACCTCGCTGAACAACCCTTCCAGCCAATGTGCGCTGTTTTCCAGTGGCACAGGACCACCAAACAAGGCCATGGATGCCGCGCCCTCGAATTGAAGCGTGCCGTCCGGTCCTGTAACGATTTGCGAAAACCACGAATCGGCCGAGCCAAAGCCAAAGATGTGGGCGATCTCATGCACGGCTGTCGTGAGAAAGTCGTGCTGATTCGCGCCAAGCCCATCGGCGGATTCAC encodes:
- a CDS encoding VPLPA-CTERM sorting domain-containing protein, translating into MTKTSKMRQALFSSFILAAVGLCGPVMAGTYDATQDTYLYEFLGNQGGGSGESGGLLIWNHESIHGGQALIQFDPTWMMDAALAGPFTATLNLYAYCSSGGFVGGCPGDPGAETTTTDVVIQRSVWDEADGSLSWGELDNAGTSVSFSQSGADGWISIDVTSLIQVILDTGVDFGFVLSQEAYPVIRTDEGSVAVSAFCDSELSSEFCSGTGFTPYLEINATPVPVPAAVWLFATALGSLGVMRRRKARD
- a CDS encoding PKD domain-containing protein, which translates into the protein MDRKGRLRFASGILLVVLMTASGCKESELENEFIATDGGDPSSQEVAIENASLSNGVGTQKLNATDNDKWVYFDLDRFAVVSPEDPYADNSWDIAFQRFKIKINSGVSGNGQVTAAVSREGGLLDVITSPEIQFLPDRSLLDLSDEEILRLGGNLFFSVCQQGFDDRDADNYCLANDVVNRNRLDLNTAAFAFLTLGSGVVFEADGTPGEAILGWYDYYPDENHLLRPSGDIWVINSSEGVKFAFEMLGYYGLPEGSAESGNIAFHYTPAADEDFVLPPPGAQQLGVSASADVISGSAPLLVNFSAESSGAIGSTTYTWNFGDGGTATGQAVAHTFNDAGGYTVSVTATDERGAAGGATSEVFIQVNAPDLGPVPVANAGADQDILLEERGGQVMVQLDGTASMDDDNNIASYVWSGEPLPLAEAQPTVVLGEGMYMFTLTVTDANGQSSQDTVTITVRAPDNQLPDAVAIADVVTGPAPLSVNFSGDQSSDPDGSLVNFAWDFGDGATANGVNATHVYTVPGQYAARLTVMDADGAMSVDIVAISVAAPILTAAIDSNVVGGDAPLEVTFDATTSGAQGDVDYTWDFGDGNSASGATVTHTYTQIGVFTATLTATDDRGPSSAATATVTITVDQVDLGPAPIADAGTDLDFTLDSPGGQMSVMLDASASSDGDNNIASYVWNGTPDPDDVPMPTVVLGEGQYVFELTVTDANGQSSSDTVSVTVRSPSNSLPLAIIETDVVGGQSPLTVQFSAAGSSDADGTIDSYVWEFGDGSADASGVTVSHTYASAGDYIARLTVTDNEGASASAVVTISVAAPPLIAGISSDVVGGDAPLTVSFTSNIMGAQGAVVLLWDFDDGSSAQGANVVHTFTTAGDYTVRLTATDERGPSAAATAEIVITVEQPDLGPAPIANAGPDQTVVLTSAGGQVSVQLDGSGSTDADNNITSYVWSGNPDPLDEVSPVVSLGMGQYVFQLTVTDANNQSSQDTVTIVVEDPVNQLPLAAITTDTDAGVLPLAVEFSGSNSSDPDGSIVSYEWDFGDGSMPVVGENVSHTYTTAGQFSARLTVMDADGATADSTVTIRVSVQQIATKDTFVYEFLGNQGSPDGDSGGISVWNHESVHGGKGLVAFGSDLYDQIRDLPVGSYTATLHLYSVCENGGFVGGCPGDADMDNPHTPGNATVLTDVFLQYTAWDEGGDVQWLDVNDSVGPFATYTQEDSGLWVEVDVTGLMTAWINGGGVADGLSLSQEAYPVVRTDSGSVAVAAYCDSERSETVCTEAELGFDARPFIRITVN